The Rhodopseudomonas palustris genome window below encodes:
- a CDS encoding NAD(P)H-dependent oxidoreductase — protein MKILLVFAHPEPRSLNGALRDVAVAELRRQGHEVQVSDLYAQNWKPTVDRSDFPGLASEERLLPTAASKATFDAGELTQDVRAEIDKLLWADVLILQFPLWWFSMPAILKGWVERVFACGFAYGVGEHSDKRWGDRYGEGVLAGKRAMLMVTIGGWEQHYGARGVNGPIDDLLFPIHHGILFYPGYDVLPPFVVYQAGRLDQAGFEMAAEHLRERMRTLATTPPIPYRRQNGGDYLIPSMELRPGLDAPGANGFALHLRDEQTGR, from the coding sequence GTGAAAATCCTTCTGGTATTCGCCCATCCCGAGCCGCGCTCATTGAACGGCGCCTTGCGCGACGTCGCGGTCGCGGAGCTTCGTCGCCAGGGCCACGAGGTGCAGGTGTCCGATCTCTATGCCCAGAACTGGAAGCCCACGGTCGACCGCTCGGACTTTCCGGGACTGGCCTCCGAGGAGCGGCTACTGCCGACCGCCGCCTCCAAGGCGACCTTCGACGCCGGAGAGTTGACGCAGGATGTCCGCGCCGAGATCGACAAGCTGCTCTGGGCGGACGTCCTGATCCTGCAATTTCCGCTGTGGTGGTTCAGCATGCCGGCAATTCTGAAAGGCTGGGTCGAGCGGGTGTTCGCCTGCGGCTTCGCCTATGGGGTCGGCGAGCACAGCGACAAGCGATGGGGCGATCGCTACGGCGAAGGCGTTCTGGCCGGCAAGCGCGCGATGCTGATGGTGACCATCGGCGGCTGGGAGCAGCACTACGGCGCCCGCGGCGTCAACGGGCCGATCGACGACCTGCTGTTTCCGATCCATCACGGCATTCTGTTCTATCCGGGTTACGACGTGCTGCCGCCGTTCGTCGTGTATCAGGCGGGCCGTCTCGACCAGGCCGGCTTCGAGATGGCGGCCGAGCATCTGCGCGAGCGGATGCGCACGCTCGCGACCACCCCGCCGATTCCCTACCGACGCCAGAACGGCGGCGACTACCTGATCCCCAGCATGGAGCTGCGCCCCGGGTTGGACGCGCCCGGCGCAAATGGTTTTGCGCTCCACCTCAGAGACGAACAGACAGGGCGGTAG
- a CDS encoding LysR family transcriptional regulator — protein MDKSAVTIERIRTFVRIAERGSLSAVARDLNVGQSTVTRQLQELEAAIGAPLLSRTTRRVTLTEEGSRYYARSVQILRLLEQAGDEALGASGAPAGTIRISCTASFGVLHASRLIFAFQDRYPEIGVDFGLTDQRVDLVREGVDLAIRLAPLTDSSLKLRTLGHSQRLLVASPDYLSAHGRPTTPQDLSCHQGIRMVNVAGSETLVLQGPDQETHRVPFGGRLRVDHGLAAREAMIAGRGIAATHRWLVDDLLAAGRLEVLLPEYRLAAVPLNLLIVPERAGIARVRLLIDFLADQIRTVPGIV, from the coding sequence ATGGATAAATCGGCCGTCACGATCGAACGGATCCGGACCTTCGTGCGCATCGCCGAGCGGGGAAGCCTGTCGGCGGTCGCCCGCGACCTGAACGTCGGCCAATCCACCGTGACGCGGCAGTTGCAGGAGCTCGAAGCCGCGATCGGCGCGCCGCTGTTGAGCCGCACCACGCGCCGGGTGACGCTGACCGAAGAAGGCAGCCGCTATTACGCCCGCAGCGTCCAGATCCTGCGGCTGCTCGAGCAGGCGGGCGACGAAGCACTCGGCGCCTCCGGAGCGCCGGCCGGCACAATCCGGATCTCCTGCACGGCGTCGTTTGGCGTGCTCCACGCCAGCCGGCTGATCTTCGCGTTTCAGGATCGCTATCCGGAAATCGGGGTCGACTTCGGTCTCACCGATCAGCGCGTCGATCTGGTCCGCGAGGGCGTCGATTTGGCGATCCGGCTGGCGCCACTCACCGACAGTTCGCTGAAATTGCGCACGCTCGGCCACAGCCAGCGCCTGCTGGTGGCCTCCCCGGACTATCTGTCAGCCCACGGCAGACCCACGACGCCGCAGGATCTGTCCTGCCACCAGGGCATCCGCATGGTGAACGTTGCGGGCAGTGAGACGCTGGTGTTGCAGGGGCCGGATCAGGAGACCCATCGCGTCCCGTTCGGCGGCCGGCTCAGGGTCGACCATGGTCTCGCGGCCCGGGAAGCGATGATTGCCGGGCGCGGCATCGCGGCCACCCATCGCTGGCTGGTCGACGACCTGCTGGCCGCGGGCCGCCTCGAAGTCCTCCTGCCGGAGTATCGACTGGCAGCGGTGCCACTGAATTTGCTGATCGTGCCGGAGCGCGCCGGTATCGCGCGCGTCCGATTGCTGATCGACTTTCTGGCCGATCAGATCAGGACCGTGCCCGGGATCGTGTGA
- a CDS encoding 3-hydroxybutyryl-CoA dehydrogenase, whose amino-acid sequence MAAAIKKVGVIGSGQMGNGIAHVAALGGFEVVLNDVSADRLKSAMATINGNLSRQVAKKVITEDARKSALANITATEKLDGLADCDLVIETAVEKEEVKRKIFHDLCATLKPEAIVASNTSSISITRLAASTDRPERFIGIHFMNPVPLMELVELIRGIATDDATFETAKAFVTKLGKQIAVSEDFPAFIVNRILLPMINEAIYTLYEGVGNVEAIDMAMKLGAHHPMGPLELADFIGLDTCLSIMQVLHEGLADSKYRPCPLLVKYVEAGWLGRKTQRGFYDYRGDKPVPTR is encoded by the coding sequence ATGGCGGCAGCAATCAAGAAGGTCGGCGTAATCGGCTCGGGTCAGATGGGCAACGGCATCGCGCATGTCGCCGCACTCGGCGGCTTCGAGGTGGTGCTGAACGACGTCTCGGCCGATCGGCTGAAATCGGCGATGGCCACCATCAACGGCAACCTGTCGCGCCAGGTCGCCAAGAAGGTCATCACCGAGGACGCCCGCAAATCGGCGCTCGCCAACATCACCGCCACCGAAAAGCTCGACGGCCTCGCCGATTGCGATCTGGTGATCGAAACCGCTGTCGAGAAGGAAGAGGTCAAGCGCAAGATCTTCCACGATCTCTGCGCGACGCTGAAGCCGGAGGCGATCGTCGCCTCCAACACCTCGTCGATCTCGATCACCCGGCTCGCCGCCTCGACCGACCGGCCGGAGCGCTTCATCGGCATTCATTTCATGAATCCGGTGCCGCTGATGGAGCTGGTCGAACTGATCCGCGGCATCGCCACCGACGACGCCACCTTCGAGACCGCGAAAGCCTTCGTCACCAAGCTCGGCAAGCAGATCGCGGTGTCGGAGGATTTCCCGGCCTTCATCGTCAACCGCATCCTGCTGCCGATGATCAACGAGGCGATCTACACGCTGTACGAAGGCGTCGGCAATGTCGAAGCGATCGACATGGCGATGAAGCTCGGCGCGCATCATCCGATGGGGCCGCTTGAACTGGCGGATTTCATCGGCCTCGACACCTGCCTGTCGATCATGCAGGTGCTGCACGAGGGCCTGGCCGACTCCAAGTACCGGCCCTGTCCGCTGCTGGTGAAATACGTCGAAGCCGGCTGGCTCGGTCGCAAGACCCAACGCGGCTTCTACGACTATCGCGGCGACAAGCCGGTCCCGACGCGCTGA
- a CDS encoding electron transfer flavoprotein subunit alpha/FixB family protein, producing MATLLIAEHDHAQLKDATNKALTAATALGAEVHVLVAGGGEGTKAAAEAAAKLQGVAKVLLADAPIYEHDLAEPLAALVVSLAPNYDAIVAPATSRFKNVMPRVAALLDVMQVSEIIKVVAPDTYERPIYAGNAIQTVKSKDAKKVITVRTSTFQATGEGGSAAIEPVAAAADPGLSTFVGEEVAKSDRPELASAKIIVSGGRAMQSRENFTKYIEPLADKLGAGVGASRAAVDAGYAPNDWQVGQTGKVVAPELYIAIGISGAIQHLAGMKDSKVIVAINKDEDAPIFQVADYGLVADLYQAVPELTDELGKLGK from the coding sequence ATGGCCACGCTGCTGATTGCCGAACACGACCACGCCCAGCTCAAGGACGCCACCAACAAGGCGCTGACCGCGGCCACCGCGCTGGGCGCCGAGGTTCACGTCCTGGTCGCCGGTGGCGGCGAGGGCACCAAGGCCGCCGCCGAAGCCGCCGCCAAGCTGCAGGGCGTCGCCAAGGTGTTGCTGGCCGATGCGCCGATCTATGAGCACGATCTCGCCGAGCCGCTGGCCGCGCTGGTGGTCTCGCTGGCGCCGAACTACGACGCGATCGTCGCGCCCGCGACCTCGCGCTTCAAGAACGTGATGCCGCGCGTCGCCGCTTTGCTCGACGTGATGCAGGTGTCGGAGATCATCAAGGTGGTGGCGCCCGACACCTATGAGCGGCCGATCTATGCCGGCAACGCGATCCAGACCGTGAAGTCGAAGGACGCCAAGAAGGTGATCACCGTCCGCACCTCGACCTTCCAGGCGACCGGCGAGGGCGGCAGTGCCGCGATCGAGCCGGTGGCCGCGGCGGCCGATCCCGGCCTCTCCACCTTCGTCGGCGAGGAAGTCGCCAAGAGCGACCGGCCCGAACTGGCCTCGGCCAAGATCATCGTCTCCGGCGGCCGGGCGATGCAGAGCCGCGAGAACTTCACCAAATACATCGAGCCGCTCGCCGACAAGCTCGGCGCCGGCGTCGGCGCCTCGCGCGCCGCGGTCGATGCCGGCTACGCGCCGAACGACTGGCAGGTCGGCCAGACCGGCAAGGTGGTGGCGCCTGAGCTGTACATCGCGATCGGCATTTCCGGCGCGATCCAGCATCTCGCCGGCATGAAGGACTCCAAGGTGATCGTCGCGATCAACAAGGACGAAGACGCGCCGATCTTCCAGGTCGCCGATTATGGTCTGGTCGCCGATCTGTATCAGGCGGTGCCGGAACTGACCGACGAACTGGGCAAGCTCGGCAAGTAG
- a CDS encoding electron transfer flavoprotein subunit beta/FixA family protein, with protein MKVLVPVKRVVDYNVKIRVKSDGSGVELANVKMSMNPFDEIAVEEALRLKEAGKATEIVVVSIGPAQASETLRTGLAMGADRGILVKAEGIVEPLAVAKILKAIADEEQPGLIILGKQAIDDDSNQTGQMLAALLGWSQATFASKLEVDGSDFQVSREVDGGSQTVKLKGPAIVTTDLRLNEPRYASLPNIMKAKKKPIAEKTADQYGVDLAPRLEVLKTVEPSGRKAGVKVKDVAELVSKLKNEAGVI; from the coding sequence ATGAAGGTTCTGGTGCCGGTCAAGCGGGTGGTCGACTACAACGTCAAGATCAGGGTCAAGAGCGACGGATCGGGCGTTGAACTCGCCAACGTCAAGATGTCGATGAATCCGTTCGACGAGATCGCGGTCGAGGAAGCCCTGCGCCTGAAGGAGGCCGGCAAGGCGACCGAAATCGTGGTGGTGTCGATCGGACCGGCGCAGGCTTCGGAAACGCTGCGCACCGGGCTCGCGATGGGCGCCGACCGCGGCATCCTGGTCAAGGCCGAGGGCATCGTCGAGCCGCTGGCGGTGGCCAAGATCCTCAAGGCGATCGCCGACGAGGAGCAGCCGGGGCTGATCATTCTCGGCAAGCAGGCGATCGACGACGACAGCAACCAGACCGGCCAGATGCTGGCCGCGCTGCTGGGCTGGTCGCAGGCCACCTTCGCCTCCAAGCTCGAGGTCGACGGCTCCGACTTCCAGGTGTCGCGCGAAGTCGACGGCGGCTCGCAGACCGTGAAGCTGAAGGGCCCGGCGATCGTCACCACCGATCTGCGGCTGAACGAGCCGCGCTACGCCAGCCTGCCCAACATCATGAAGGCGAAGAAGAAGCCGATCGCCGAGAAGACCGCGGACCAGTACGGCGTCGATCTCGCGCCGCGCCTGGAAGTCCTCAAGACCGTCGAGCCGAGCGGCCGCAAGGCCGGCGTCAAGGTCAAGGACGTCGCCGAACTGGTATCCAAACTCAAGAACGAAGCGGGTGTTATCTGA
- a CDS encoding cob(I)yrinic acid a,c-diamide adenosyltransferase: protein MVVLNRIYTRTGDDGSTALGTGERRPKYDLRISAYGTVDETNAALGVARLHLAGHPQIDAMLGRIQNDLFDLGADLAVPEREGKAERLRVLSTQVERLEREIDQLNECLAPLTSFVLPGGKPGAAYLHLARTICRRAERVIAELAAKPEEKITTAAVQYVNRLSDFLFVASRAVNDDGAGDVLWVPGQNR from the coding sequence ATGGTCGTCCTCAATCGTATCTACACACGCACCGGTGACGACGGCTCCACCGCGCTCGGCACCGGCGAGCGCCGGCCGAAATACGATCTGCGGATCAGCGCCTATGGCACGGTCGACGAAACCAACGCCGCGCTCGGCGTGGCGCGGCTGCATCTGGCGGGTCACCCGCAGATCGACGCGATGCTGGGACGGATCCAGAACGATCTGTTCGATCTCGGCGCCGACCTCGCGGTGCCGGAGCGCGAGGGCAAGGCCGAGCGGCTGCGGGTGCTGTCGACCCAGGTGGAGCGGCTGGAGCGCGAGATTGATCAGCTCAACGAGTGTCTCGCGCCGTTGACGTCATTCGTGCTTCCCGGCGGTAAGCCCGGCGCCGCCTACCTGCATCTGGCGCGGACAATATGCCGCCGCGCAGAACGCGTGATTGCGGAACTCGCGGCGAAGCCGGAGGAGAAGATCACCACGGCGGCGGTGCAATATGTCAACCGGCTGTCGGACTTCCTGTTCGTCGCCAGCCGCGCGGTGAACGACGACGGCGCCGGCGACGTTCTCTGGGTTCCCGGCCAGAACCGCTAG
- a CDS encoding twin transmembrane helix small protein, with product MVTFLSTFLLPIALGAVALVLLLGLINMMRGGSPNRSQSLMRWRVLLQFVAIIVTMLAVWALGR from the coding sequence ATGGTAACGTTCCTCAGTACGTTTCTCCTACCCATTGCCCTCGGCGCCGTCGCGTTGGTCCTGCTGCTGGGCCTGATCAATATGATGCGGGGCGGATCGCCGAACCGGTCGCAGTCGCTGATGCGGTGGCGGGTGCTGTTGCAGTTCGTCGCGATCATCGTGACCATGCTTGCGGTCTGGGCGCTGGGCCGCTAG